A genomic stretch from Chitinophaga agri includes:
- a CDS encoding FMN-binding glutamate synthase family protein: protein MKGFIAFTLVSLALITGLGYFFPWAWWLLVPVAPLIIIGLVDIIQTRHAIMRNYPIVGRLRYFMEDIRPKIYQYFVESDIDGSPINRVDRSTIYQRAKRELNSQPFGTQFNVYAEGYEWMAHSIQPRSFDTMNKDPRVLIGGHDCTQPYSASILNVSAMSYGSLSSNAVEALNGGAKLGNFAHNTGEGGISEHHLNQGGDIIWQIGTGYFGCRTAEGNFDEKLFSEKCAIPQVRMIELKISQGAKPGHGGILPASKNTPEIAAIRHVQPHTTVASPPYHTAFGSPRQMMQFISRMRQLSGGKPVGFKLCIGQKSEFHAICKAMLETGCYPDFITVDGGEGGTGAAPPEFSNSVGMPLMDALAFVHDTLTGYNIRSKVKVIASGKILTGFHLLRALALGADACNSARAMMMALGCIQALVCNTNKCPTGVATQDKWLMAGLVVDDKKHRVANYHQDTIESAIELAAAAGLETPHHITRGHISRRVFMNQVKTFEDIYPGVEAGSLLNGKEMETISIDRWN from the coding sequence ATGAAAGGATTTATTGCTTTTACGCTGGTCAGCCTGGCTTTAATTACCGGTTTGGGATATTTCTTTCCCTGGGCATGGTGGTTATTGGTGCCAGTAGCACCATTGATTATCATCGGGTTAGTGGATATTATCCAAACAAGACATGCTATTATGCGCAACTACCCTATCGTAGGTCGTCTGCGTTATTTTATGGAAGATATCCGTCCGAAGATCTATCAGTATTTTGTGGAAAGTGATATCGATGGCAGCCCGATCAACCGTGTTGACCGTTCTACCATCTATCAGCGTGCTAAAAGAGAGTTAAACTCACAACCATTTGGTACCCAGTTCAATGTGTACGCGGAAGGTTACGAATGGATGGCCCATTCTATCCAGCCGAGATCATTTGACACCATGAATAAAGACCCGCGTGTACTGATCGGTGGTCATGACTGTACACAACCATATTCCGCCAGTATACTCAACGTGTCCGCCATGAGTTATGGTTCACTCAGTTCCAATGCGGTAGAAGCATTGAACGGAGGCGCTAAACTGGGCAATTTTGCACACAATACCGGAGAAGGTGGTATCAGTGAACATCACCTGAATCAGGGTGGCGACATCATCTGGCAGATCGGTACCGGCTATTTTGGTTGCCGTACGGCTGAGGGTAATTTTGACGAGAAACTGTTCTCCGAAAAATGTGCTATTCCTCAGGTCAGGATGATCGAACTGAAGATTTCCCAGGGCGCAAAACCTGGACATGGTGGTATCCTGCCTGCGTCTAAAAACACACCTGAGATTGCAGCCATCCGTCACGTACAACCACATACTACGGTTGCTTCCCCGCCTTACCATACCGCATTCGGCTCTCCGAGACAGATGATGCAGTTCATCTCCCGTATGCGCCAGCTGAGCGGCGGAAAACCTGTTGGCTTCAAACTCTGTATCGGCCAGAAGAGCGAGTTCCATGCTATCTGTAAAGCAATGCTGGAAACAGGCTGTTATCCTGACTTTATCACGGTTGATGGTGGTGAAGGCGGTACAGGTGCTGCGCCTCCGGAATTTTCCAACTCCGTAGGTATGCCCCTGATGGATGCACTGGCGTTCGTACATGATACACTGACTGGTTATAATATCCGCAGCAAAGTGAAAGTGATCGCTTCCGGTAAGATCCTGACCGGTTTCCACCTGCTCCGCGCACTCGCTCTGGGTGCGGACGCCTGTAACAGTGCCCGCGCTATGATGATGGCCCTGGGTTGTATTCAGGCGCTGGTTTGTAATACCAATAAATGCCCTACTGGTGTCGCTACACAGGACAAATGGCTCATGGCTGGTCTCGTGGTAGATGATAAAAAACACCGTGTGGCTAACTACCACCAGGACACGATCGAAAGTGCCATCGAACTTGCGGCGGCGGCTGGTCTGGAAACACCGCACCATATTACCCGTGGCCACATTTCCCGCCGTGTGTTTATGAACCAGGTGAAGACTTTTGAAGATATCTACCCGGGGGTAGAAGCAGGATCACTGCTGAACGGGAAAGAAATGGAGACGATCAGTATCGACAGATGGAACTAA
- a CDS encoding mechanosensitive ion channel family protein produces the protein MNTDYTQWDDLIFDKLHRWTTAAIKMLPNLAVAALVVVAFFLLARLVKMLVYKFVLKISHTPALSGLFANMISVLVTLIGLFVALDVLKLEKAVSSLLAGAGIIGLALGFAFQDLTANFISGIFITFRRPFEVGHQIETNGFTGNVEEIQLRSTMIRTLDGLHVIIPNKEIFQKPIINHSLTPERRAEVTFNVPVANESSMEIKRLITAALKDVDNLSPNREPAVYFTNIDGTNLKVTVSSWIINEDVRNFENTKNEIIMKITSVLKDSKLI, from the coding sequence ATGAATACCGATTACACGCAGTGGGACGACCTGATATTTGATAAACTACACCGATGGACGACAGCTGCAATAAAGATGTTGCCTAACCTGGCTGTAGCGGCGCTCGTAGTGGTGGCTTTCTTCCTGCTGGCTAGGCTGGTTAAAATGCTGGTATATAAATTTGTGTTGAAAATATCACATACACCGGCACTCAGCGGACTGTTTGCCAATATGATATCTGTGCTCGTTACCCTGATCGGGCTGTTTGTGGCGCTGGATGTACTCAAACTCGAGAAGGCAGTATCTTCCCTGCTGGCTGGCGCTGGCATCATCGGTCTGGCCCTGGGCTTTGCGTTTCAGGACCTGACGGCCAATTTTATCTCCGGTATCTTTATCACTTTCAGGCGACCATTCGAAGTAGGACACCAGATCGAAACAAACGGATTCACCGGAAATGTAGAAGAAATACAACTACGTTCTACCATGATCCGCACACTGGACGGACTCCACGTGATTATCCCAAATAAAGAGATCTTTCAGAAACCCATCATCAATCACTCCCTGACTCCCGAACGAAGGGCTGAGGTCACTTTTAATGTACCGGTTGCCAACGAGAGCTCAATGGAAATAAAACGGCTCATTACAGCGGCATTAAAGGATGTGGATAACCTGTCTCCCAACCGTGAGCCAGCTGTGTATTTCACCAATATTGACGGGACTAACCTCAAAGTGACCGTCTCCAGCTGGATCATCAATGAAGATGTCCGCAATTTTGAAAACACGAAGAATGAAATCATTATGAAGATCACCTCTGTGTTAAAGGACAGTAAGCTGATCTGA
- a CDS encoding family 20 glycosylhydrolase, with amino-acid sequence MHFRELLLASGLLAGAVAPVQAQAPFDASRIKVSWEVVENNHQGKAQFLSAFTLVNNSKVPFPAQGWQLYFNFVRSIKPGPVKGGVTAAHINGDLYKLSPVAASKGIAPGDSLRIELVADAWAVNFTDAPDGLYFVWDKEPAKGYKLNPLEVRPSTQPKQYLRFPGDKTALTTAADVFEQNKGIKDIPADQLPPVFPTPQEVIPGTGTYTLQPGLRINAAPAFEKEAAYLAGELNILFGTKPAVGEGSGIELQEDASLAPEAYQLKVTADGITIKAATGAGIFYGIQTLKNILPANVWAVKQKSVQVPALQVKDAPRYGYRAFMLDVSRNFHSKQDVLRLLEVMSLYKLNVLHFHLTDDEGWRLEIPSLPELTQVGGRRGHGVDEKESLMPSYGSGPDVTDPAGSGYYTKQDFLEILKYATARHITVIPEIETPGHARAAVKAMEARYAKLQAQGKAAEATQYLLSDLEDKSEYHSVQNWNDNVINVALPSVYTFLDKVVEELQAYYKEAGAPLEYVHMGGDEVPAGVWQKSPVVQALMAKDRSIRNTDDLWYYYYGKVYDLLKARGLKQYGWEEMGMRKTTIDGKPHNIANPQFSNNGFMVDVWNNVMGGGAEDLAYRLANANYKVVLSGVSNMYFDMAYMKSFEEPGFYWGGFVDIDKPFYFIPEDYYKNAKVDALGNPLNPSVFQGKDKLTAYGAENIVGIQGLLWSETVKNAERMEYMILPKMLGLAERAWAKNPEWATEKDSARSEQLYGQAWNTFVNVVGKKELVRLDHYNGGYNYRIPTPGLKVVNGAVTANIQLPGFVIRYTTDGKEPNAKSKVYTGPVTDKGTLRFKAFDTRGRGSRTATAVNPLRAQTLSNGKIN; translated from the coding sequence ATGCATTTTCGCGAATTATTATTAGCATCCGGACTGCTCGCAGGAGCAGTAGCACCGGTGCAGGCACAGGCTCCATTTGACGCCTCCAGAATCAAAGTTTCATGGGAAGTAGTGGAGAATAATCACCAGGGTAAAGCACAGTTCTTATCTGCATTTACGTTGGTGAATAATAGTAAAGTTCCTTTTCCTGCCCAGGGATGGCAATTGTATTTCAACTTTGTCAGATCAATTAAACCAGGTCCTGTCAAAGGTGGGGTGACTGCTGCGCATATAAATGGCGATTTGTATAAACTGTCTCCGGTTGCAGCTAGTAAAGGGATCGCTCCGGGAGATTCCCTGCGTATAGAACTGGTAGCAGACGCCTGGGCGGTGAATTTCACAGATGCGCCGGACGGGCTCTATTTTGTATGGGATAAGGAGCCGGCGAAAGGCTACAAGCTCAATCCGCTGGAAGTAAGACCTTCTACGCAACCTAAGCAGTATCTGCGTTTTCCTGGAGATAAGACTGCTTTAACTACTGCTGCGGATGTATTTGAACAGAATAAGGGTATCAAAGACATTCCTGCTGATCAGTTGCCTCCTGTATTCCCCACTCCGCAGGAAGTAATACCCGGTACAGGCACCTATACACTGCAACCAGGTTTGCGTATTAATGCAGCGCCTGCCTTCGAAAAAGAAGCTGCTTACCTGGCAGGCGAACTGAATATTTTATTCGGTACCAAACCTGCTGTGGGAGAGGGTAGTGGCATTGAATTGCAGGAAGATGCCAGTCTGGCGCCAGAAGCATATCAGCTGAAAGTAACAGCTGATGGTATCACTATTAAAGCAGCTACCGGTGCTGGTATTTTCTACGGTATACAAACGCTGAAAAACATTCTGCCGGCTAACGTATGGGCGGTTAAACAGAAGTCTGTACAGGTGCCTGCTTTGCAGGTAAAAGATGCCCCCCGTTATGGTTATCGTGCATTCATGCTGGATGTATCGCGTAACTTCCACAGCAAACAGGATGTGCTGCGCCTGCTGGAAGTGATGTCATTATACAAACTGAACGTCCTGCATTTTCACCTGACAGATGATGAGGGCTGGAGACTGGAGATCCCTTCTTTGCCTGAGCTGACACAGGTAGGAGGTCGTCGTGGACATGGCGTGGATGAAAAAGAATCACTAATGCCCTCCTATGGATCAGGTCCTGATGTAACGGATCCTGCGGGTAGTGGTTATTATACCAAACAGGATTTCCTGGAGATACTGAAATATGCGACAGCGCGCCATATTACTGTGATCCCGGAAATAGAAACTCCGGGTCACGCACGTGCTGCTGTAAAAGCAATGGAAGCACGTTACGCAAAACTCCAGGCACAGGGTAAAGCCGCAGAAGCCACACAATACCTGTTGTCCGACCTGGAAGATAAATCAGAATATCACTCTGTACAGAACTGGAATGATAACGTGATCAACGTGGCATTGCCATCAGTATATACTTTCCTCGATAAGGTGGTGGAAGAGCTGCAGGCTTACTATAAAGAAGCCGGAGCGCCACTGGAATATGTACATATGGGAGGTGACGAAGTGCCGGCAGGCGTATGGCAGAAATCTCCTGTTGTGCAGGCATTGATGGCGAAAGATAGATCTATTAGGAATACCGATGACCTTTGGTATTACTACTACGGTAAAGTATACGACCTGCTGAAGGCGCGTGGTCTGAAACAATATGGCTGGGAAGAAATGGGCATGCGTAAAACTACGATTGATGGTAAGCCGCATAACATTGCCAATCCGCAGTTCAGCAATAACGGTTTCATGGTGGACGTGTGGAATAACGTGATGGGAGGTGGTGCAGAGGATCTGGCTTACAGACTTGCCAACGCTAACTACAAAGTGGTGTTATCTGGTGTAAGCAATATGTATTTCGATATGGCTTACATGAAGAGTTTTGAAGAACCAGGATTCTACTGGGGTGGATTTGTGGATATAGACAAACCGTTCTATTTCATACCGGAAGATTACTACAAGAACGCTAAGGTAGATGCATTGGGCAATCCGCTGAATCCGTCGGTATTCCAGGGTAAGGATAAACTGACGGCTTATGGCGCGGAGAACATCGTGGGTATACAGGGTTTATTGTGGAGTGAAACTGTGAAAAACGCGGAACGGATGGAATACATGATCCTGCCTAAAATGTTAGGTCTGGCGGAGCGTGCGTGGGCTAAAAATCCTGAGTGGGCAACAGAAAAAGATAGTGCCCGCAGTGAACAGTTGTATGGTCAGGCATGGAACACATTTGTAAACGTGGTAGGTAAAAAGGAGCTGGTAAGGCTGGATCATTACAACGGTGGATATAACTACCGGATACCTACACCGGGACTGAAAGTAGTAAACGGTGCAGTAACGGCGAACATTCAGCTGCCAGGTTTTGTGATCCGTTATACAACTGATGGAAAAGAACCTAATGCGAAAAGCAAGGTGTATACCGGCCCTGTAACAGATAAAGGAACACTGCGTTTTAAAGCATTTGATACACGTGGCAGAGGAAGCAGAACCGCCACAGCGGTAAATCCACTGAGAGCGCAAACGTTATCAAATGGGAAAATTAATTAG
- a CDS encoding universal stress protein — MSKIMIAVDLSSYSASVVAAGVELARSTKAPVVLLSILDKTTALLPLAEAGTSPGELASHIQEVAASLEVYKTTYPDVDMTINAILGTPNQDILEQVEEQEITTLVMGTHGRTGLDHLLIGSTAEAVIRHSPVPVLVVPYKRSKH; from the coding sequence ATGTCAAAGATCATGATAGCTGTTGATCTAAGCAGCTATTCTGCCAGCGTAGTAGCTGCAGGTGTAGAACTGGCCAGAAGTACAAAAGCTCCGGTAGTATTATTGTCTATCCTCGACAAAACAACAGCATTGCTGCCGCTGGCAGAAGCAGGTACAAGTCCTGGAGAACTAGCCTCGCACATTCAGGAAGTAGCCGCCAGTCTGGAGGTATACAAAACAACTTATCCCGATGTAGATATGACGATCAATGCCATACTGGGTACCCCAAATCAGGATATCCTGGAGCAGGTGGAAGAGCAGGAAATCACTACACTGGTGATGGGCACACATGGTCGTACCGGGCTGGATCATCTGCTGATTGGCAGCACGGCCGAGGCTGTAATCAGGCATTCTCCGGTACCTGTGCTGGTCGTTCCGTACAAGCGTTCAAAGCATTAA
- a CDS encoding phosphatidylglycerol lysyltransferase domain-containing protein, protein MALKDRLNLGQILRKLHWKELLAVLFILLAVYFFRQQRHELYSLGPAIERADRLWVIIGVLLTGGYILMQALMYRYSFRSVGGKLDLNRGTELFLKRNLLSIFLPAGGVSSLAYLPQSLRRTNINKQQVHQASGIYGFTGIFSVFLVGIPVVGYAILHDESMAEAVSGLIVICGVLGGVVWIVRSMQQRGTAYHLLAKYFPGAVRHVDDIFAFNLDKTSFINTILVSAGIEVVGIAHLYISMLATGSTPSLEAACVGYIVATIFLIVSPFLRGLGAIELSLAYLLTNYGFSSLQALEITLLYRLFEFWLPLVAGVFSFILKGRQLLLRLLPPVLIFLLGMVNIFSVLTPPMGGRLRLLRAYIPVESIHASNLLVVFLGLVLLVTATFLFRGLRSAWIVALSVSLLSVVGHISKALDYEEAALAMGTVITLIITASQYRVKSNRQLVNIGVVTAVATLVVVLFFGTIGFYFLNARHFGMEFTWLGSLKASFHGFLLLEDDGLHPVTRFGREFLSAIRVLGVGAWAFLFYTIIRPYLPVGKHSNAAMEKAHYYLSQYGSSAMDHFKVGDDKLLYVSEQYQGFVAYRVASSFAIVLEEPVCADDVKLPLLQEFEKQCRTMGLRPAFYRVDEQSMYYFEHLRKKRLLIGQEGIVDVTAFTLSGKDKKSLRNGLNSLAAKGYTTTIHTAPLSPALVQELKEISDEWLEQYEVKEMTFSQGLFDAADIREHDVITVTDAEGKIAAFLNMIPDYAPGECTYDLIRKRTAAPGGCMDALIIALIQDAKEKGLQYLNLGLVPMSGIEQPQNTAEQVVKFAYEKIKAFRHYHGLREFKEKYATEWSNKYLVYEHDFDLIQLPGALSKVMRA, encoded by the coding sequence ATGGCGTTGAAAGATAGACTGAACCTCGGACAAATACTTAGGAAGCTGCATTGGAAAGAATTACTGGCGGTATTATTCATACTGCTGGCTGTCTATTTTTTCCGGCAGCAAAGGCATGAATTATATTCTCTCGGACCTGCTATAGAACGGGCTGACCGCCTGTGGGTAATTATTGGCGTTCTGCTGACAGGAGGCTATATTCTGATGCAGGCATTGATGTACAGATATAGCTTCCGGTCGGTAGGCGGAAAGCTGGACCTGAATCGTGGTACGGAACTGTTCCTGAAAAGGAACCTGTTAAGCATCTTTCTGCCAGCGGGAGGAGTGAGTTCTCTGGCGTATCTGCCCCAGAGCCTGCGCCGTACAAATATCAATAAACAGCAGGTACATCAGGCATCAGGTATTTATGGTTTTACCGGCATCTTTTCAGTTTTCCTGGTAGGTATACCAGTGGTAGGATATGCGATACTGCATGATGAATCGATGGCGGAAGCCGTCAGTGGGCTGATTGTGATATGTGGCGTACTGGGAGGCGTGGTATGGATCGTACGTTCCATGCAGCAGAGAGGAACGGCTTATCATCTGCTGGCGAAGTATTTTCCAGGAGCAGTAAGGCATGTGGATGATATTTTTGCCTTTAACCTCGATAAAACATCTTTCATTAATACAATACTGGTGTCAGCCGGTATCGAGGTGGTAGGTATTGCTCACCTGTATATCAGTATGCTGGCGACTGGATCTACGCCATCCCTGGAGGCAGCCTGTGTCGGATACATTGTAGCGACCATCTTTCTCATCGTATCACCTTTCTTACGTGGTTTAGGGGCTATAGAATTGTCTCTTGCATATCTGTTGACCAATTATGGCTTTTCATCTCTGCAAGCCCTGGAAATAACCTTATTATACCGTTTGTTTGAATTCTGGCTACCATTAGTGGCGGGCGTGTTCTCTTTTATCCTGAAGGGACGTCAGTTGTTATTAAGATTATTACCACCAGTGCTCATCTTTCTGTTGGGTATGGTGAACATATTTTCTGTGCTGACACCACCGATGGGAGGACGTCTGAGGTTGCTGCGTGCGTATATTCCGGTAGAAAGTATTCATGCATCTAATCTGCTGGTCGTTTTCCTTGGACTGGTGTTACTGGTGACAGCTACATTTCTGTTCCGCGGACTGCGTAGTGCGTGGATAGTAGCGTTGTCAGTATCCCTGTTGTCGGTGGTCGGGCATATCAGTAAAGCGCTGGATTATGAAGAAGCGGCCCTGGCGATGGGTACGGTGATCACATTGATCATTACAGCCAGCCAGTACCGGGTAAAAAGTAACCGGCAGCTGGTGAATATAGGTGTTGTTACGGCGGTGGCAACATTGGTCGTAGTGCTGTTTTTTGGAACAATTGGTTTTTACTTCCTGAATGCCCGGCATTTCGGTATGGAGTTTACCTGGTTGGGGTCTCTGAAGGCATCTTTCCATGGGTTCCTCTTACTGGAAGATGATGGTTTGCATCCGGTGACACGTTTCGGAAGAGAGTTCCTGAGTGCGATCAGGGTATTAGGTGTGGGCGCCTGGGCATTCCTTTTTTATACGATCATCCGTCCGTATCTGCCGGTAGGTAAGCATAGTAATGCGGCAATGGAAAAGGCGCATTATTATCTGAGTCAGTATGGCAGTTCTGCAATGGACCATTTCAAGGTTGGTGATGATAAGTTGTTGTATGTATCAGAGCAGTATCAGGGATTTGTTGCGTATAGAGTAGCCAGCAGTTTTGCGATCGTACTCGAAGAGCCGGTATGTGCAGATGATGTAAAACTACCGCTATTGCAGGAGTTTGAAAAGCAATGCCGTACAATGGGATTGCGACCAGCATTCTACCGGGTGGATGAACAGAGTATGTATTACTTTGAACACCTGCGTAAAAAGCGTTTACTGATAGGGCAGGAAGGGATTGTAGATGTGACAGCGTTCACATTGAGTGGCAAGGATAAGAAGTCATTGCGTAATGGATTGAACAGTCTTGCCGCTAAAGGATATACGACAACTATACATACTGCACCACTGTCTCCTGCATTGGTACAGGAATTGAAGGAAATATCTGATGAGTGGCTGGAACAGTATGAGGTGAAGGAGATGACTTTTTCCCAGGGATTGTTTGATGCGGCAGATATCCGTGAGCATGATGTAATCACAGTTACAGATGCGGAGGGTAAGATCGCAGCATTCCTGAATATGATACCTGACTATGCGCCTGGAGAATGTACCTATGATCTGATTCGTAAGCGTACCGCGGCGCCAGGAGGTTGTATGGATGCACTGATCATAGCATTGATCCAGGATGCAAAAGAGAAAGGGCTACAGTACCTGAATCTTGGACTGGTACCGATGTCAGGAATAGAACAGCCACAGAATACAGCCGAGCAGGTAGTGAAGTTTGCGTATGAAAAAATAAAGGCTTTCCGCCATTATCATGGATTGCGTGAGTTCAAGGAGAAGTATGCAACAGAATGGTCAAACAAATATCTTGTATACGAACATGATTTTGATCTCATTCAGTTGCCGGGCGCATTGAGTAAGGTGATGAGGGCATAA